From the Candidatus Paceibacterota bacterium genome, the window TCGTCGGGCTTGCTACAGCACTTGAATTAACGGAAAAAGAAAAGACTGCCGAAAACAAGCGTCTCCTTAAATTGCGTGAATACTTTATAGACAAAGTTTTAAAAAACTTTCCACAATCGACTTTAAACGGAGATCGGCAGAATCGATTGCCGAATAATATAAATATTTGTTTTCCGAATTTGGATGCCGAACTGGCCGTCTTGCGTTTTGACGCCAAAGGAGTGGCGATTTCTTCCGTTACCAGCTGTCGAAACATTGCCGAAGATTCTTCTTCTTACGTTATTGAAGCCATAGGTAAAGAGGACTGTGCCAAAAGTTCTTTGCGAATTAGTTTGGGGCGTCTTAGCACGAAAGCGGAAATTGATAAGTGTCTCGCAGTTCTATATAATGTAGTCAATGGAGGAACTGACTAAAACTCAAATTGTCCTTCTAACTCTTTTAGTAAGTTTTGTTACATCTATTGCCACCGGTATTGTCACCGTCGCCTTAGTTGATCAATCTTCACAAGGGGTTGGTCAGACTATTCAAACTGTCGTGGAGAAAACCATTGAAACGGTCATTCCGGGCACTAAAGCTACCAGCACAGATACCGTTAAAGTGGCCACTACGGGAGGAAATGGGCAACCACCGACTCTTTCTGAAAGTGATCTGATGGTTTCCGCTGTTTCCAAAAACACTCCGTCATTGGTTCGAATCAAGCAAATTAATACCGAGCCAGCTTACACTTTCGTGGGTCTTGGAGTAGTTATTTCTCCCAAAGGGTTGATTATCGCCGACAAAGGACTCTTTGAATCAGTCAATGCCAACTACGTGGCAGTTTTTCCTGACGGAAAAACTGCCACTATGACGCGTGCCACTCTAAACGCCTCCACCACCTCTGTCGGAATTTTTTCGATCGGCACTTCTACCAGTGAGAAACTCAGCGTGCCGGTCTTTGGCGATTCCACTAAGCTTTCTTTGGGCCAGAAGGTCTTGACTGTCAGCGGTTCCAGCAAGAACATTGTAATAGATGGCATCATTTCCAGTCTTGATAAGAGTGATGGGGGACAGAATTATATTAAACCGGATTTTAGCGTCTCAGATCTGGCCTACGGTTCCATTCTAATCAATCTGAATGGCGAAATTATCGGCCTGAAGGTGGGCAAAATCGGTGAAGATAATGAATTTCTCTCCTCCAATGATCTCAAACGAGAACTGGGCATTTGACAACTCGAAGCCAATCAATTATATAATCAGCCTAACACCGAACTCCGTTCTTTACAGGGCTCCTTTAATAACTTTTAACTTATAAAATTCAATCTATGCCTCCATTTAGAAATTTTACTACCAAAGCTCAAGAAGCCATCCGGCAAGCCCACGAATTAGCGGTACAAAGGGGACAGAACCACGTCAATCCCGTTCATCTTCTGACCGCCCTTATTACTCAAGAAGAGAGCATGGTTATCTCCATTCTAGACAAGCTGGAAATTGACTCTATTCTCCTAACTGATTCTCTTCTCGAATCGATCGAGTCTCCTGACGCTTCTTCCACACTCGCTCCCTCCTATCAGCTTTATCTAACTCCGGAATTAGCCCAGATTATTGAAAATTCCAGTAAAATTGCCACCAATTTGAAAGATGATTATGTCTCTACCGAGCATCTTCTTCTGGCTGTCTTTGACGTCGCTGGCCCGGCGCGCGAAATTCTTCATCGTTTTCATCTCAACAAGGCTGACGTCTTAAAAGTTTTGGACGAACTCAAAAGCAGCAAGAGTGCGGAACCCGCTGCGCCGAAAAAATTAAAATCCATTGCTAAATACACTCGCAACCTCACTCAATTAGCCCGCGAGAATAAACTCGATCCGGTTATCGGTCGAGATGATGAAATCAGCAGAGTTATTCAAATCCTTTCTCGTCGTACTAAAAATAATCCGATCTTAATCGGAGAGGCCGGCGTCGGAAAAACCGCCATTGTAGAAGGATTAGCCGGTCGCATTGCCGTCGGTGATGTTCCCGAATCGTTGAAAGAAAAAGAATTGGTCTCACTTGATCTCGGCACATTAGTAGCCGGCACTAAATATCGGGGCGAGTTTGAAGAGCGGCTGAAAAATATTTTGAAAGAAATGGAGCGCTCCGATGGTCGCATCATTCTATTTATAGATGAGATTCATACTATTGTCGGAGCAGGAGCGGCCGAAGGATCACTCGACGCCTCTAACATGCTTAAGCCGGCTCTAGCTCGCGGCGAGCTTCGAGCCATTGGGGCCACTACTTTGAAAGAATATCAGCGTCACATTGAAAAGGATCCGGCTCTGACTCGACGCTTTCAACCAGTTTACGTTCAGGAACCATCCATTGAAGATGCCATTGCCATCTTGCGAGGATTAAAAGAAAAATATGAGCTCTATCACGGCGTTCATATCACCGACGACGCTATTGTAGCGGCTGTTAATCTATCCAGCCGCTACATCACCGACCGATTTCTTCCCGACAAAGCGGTTGATCTAATTGATGAATCAGCCTCACATTTGAAAATTTCTTTGGAAAATAAGCCGCCTGTTCTCGAGGAGGCTCATCGAAAAATCATGCGCCTGGAAATTGAGAGAGAGGCCTTGAAGAAAGAAGCAGAGAGTTCCAAGAGTGCCAAGAGTCGTATTAAAGCCATTGAGAAAGAAATTGCCGATTTGAAAGAAAAAACTTCCGAAGTGGAATTGAAATGGAAAAATGAAAAAGAAATTCTCGGCGAAATTAAAGATGTAAAAAAGAAATT encodes:
- a CDS encoding S1C family serine protease; translation: MEELTKTQIVLLTLLVSFVTSIATGIVTVALVDQSSQGVGQTIQTVVEKTIETVIPGTKATSTDTVKVATTGGNGQPPTLSESDLMVSAVSKNTPSLVRIKQINTEPAYTFVGLGVVISPKGLIIADKGLFESVNANYVAVFPDGKTATMTRATLNASTTSVGIFSIGTSTSEKLSVPVFGDSTKLSLGQKVLTVSGSSKNIVIDGIISSLDKSDGGQNYIKPDFSVSDLAYGSILINLNGEIIGLKVGKIGEDNEFLSSNDLKRELGI
- a CDS encoding AAA family ATPase produces the protein MPPFRNFTTKAQEAIRQAHELAVQRGQNHVNPVHLLTALITQEESMVISILDKLEIDSILLTDSLLESIESPDASSTLAPSYQLYLTPELAQIIENSSKIATNLKDDYVSTEHLLLAVFDVAGPAREILHRFHLNKADVLKVLDELKSSKSAEPAAPKKLKSIAKYTRNLTQLARENKLDPVIGRDDEISRVIQILSRRTKNNPILIGEAGVGKTAIVEGLAGRIAVGDVPESLKEKELVSLDLGTLVAGTKYRGEFEERLKNILKEMERSDGRIILFIDEIHTIVGAGAAEGSLDASNMLKPALARGELRAIGATTLKEYQRHIEKDPALTRRFQPVYVQEPSIEDAIAILRGLKEKYELYHGVHITDDAIVAAVNLSSRYITDRFLPDKAVDLIDESASHLKISLENKPPVLEEAHRKIMRLEIEREALKKEAESSKSAKSRIKAIEKEIADLKEKTSEVELKWKNEKEILGEIKDVKKKLETARLEAEGAEARADLAKAAEIRYSSIPNLEKNLEAGVRKIKKLQSSRRLLKEEITENDIANVVAKWTGIPVARMLEAEAAKLNRMEKVLQKRIVGQDEAVRKIADTVKRSRAGIADPNRPIGSFIFLGPTGVGKTELTKALAEFMFDDEKALIRVDMSEYMERHAVSKIIGAPAGYVGYEEGGQLTEQVRHRPYSVILFDEIEKAHPEVFNILLQVFDNGRLTDAKGRVVNFKNTIIIMTSNIGAQFIDRMQRIGFATGDEKAEYNDVKKKVTDSLRDYFRPEFLNRLDEIIIFDILSEESIQRIVEIEMGKVKTRLAGKEIKLEVSEDVCAYLAKEGYNPQYGARPLKRLIQNKILTPVASLMVSEGVMKGGQISVGLNKQNNEFTFDVKKGRKGSLIQESVVEEAVRV